The genomic segment GCAAATCCAGGCCATCTCGCCGTGGGTGCGCGCCACTGAAGCAAGTCAGCTTTTCGCTCGGGCGGCGCGCGGCGACACCGAGGCGGCGCGCGCCCTGGACCCTGTCCTGCTGGATGCGGAAGTCCTTTTCACGCGCTTCGTGCCGCGAGACCTTCTGCGCCGCGCGCCGAATCTGCGCTGGGTGCATGTCGGGACGGCGGGCGTGGACATAGCCCTCAAGGAGTCGCACGTCCTGGGCAGCGGCGTGACCGTCACGTGCTCCATCGGCATGCACGCGGTGCCGGTCAGCGAGTTCATTCTGAGTGGCGTGCTGGCGCTCAACAAGCGCGTGCCCGCCTTCTGGGCGGAGAAGGAGAAGCGCGTCTGGCGGCGCGCTGAGCGGGAGATGCCGGTGGTGCAGGGCGCCACGATGGGAATCGTCGGCTACGGCCAGATAGGGCGGGCGACGGCCCGTCTGGCGAAGGCGTTCCGCATGCGCGTCGTGGCGACGAAGCGCTCGTGCACCGCGCCGATGCGCGACGCGGACGGCGCGGACCTGCTGCTTCCGCCGTCGCACCTGCGCGAATTGCTGGCGGAGAGCGATTACGTGGTCATCTGCGCGCCTCTGACGCCGGAGACGGAGCGCCTCATCGGCGAGGCGGAGCTTCGCGCAATGAAGCCAACGGCGTGCCTGGTGAACATCGCGCGCGGACGCGTGGTGGACGAAGCTGCCCTTGTCCGCGCCTTGCGGGAGGGCCGTATCGCCGGCGCCGTGCTGGACGTCTTTGAGGATGAGCCTTTGCCCGCCGACAGCCCGCTTTGGGATATGCCCAACGTCATCTTCAGCCCGCATATAGCGGGCGGCAGCGAGCGCAACCCCGACCGCGCCACCGACCTCTTTTGCCGCAATCTGGCAAACTATCTGTCGGGACAACCGCTGGTGAACGTAGTTGACCCGGCGCGGGGGTATTGACATGCCCGCGTCGTCCGGCCACCGGCTCGTCGTCGCAATCGGCGTCCCCTACAGCGATGCGCTGCGTCAGGAGATAGCCAGGGAGGTAGCGCGGGTTGCGCCGCACGCCGAGGTGCGCGACATCGCCGCGCTGATACGCGAGGAGCGTCGGCTGCGGCGAGAGGGGTCGCAGGCCGAGGGTCTGGCAAAGGCGAAGGCCGATCTGGACAAGCACCTGGTCGATGTCAACATCTTGTTCACGCTGCCCGTCGTCCCGGACCTGCCGGCCCGCGCGCCGCGCCTGCGCTGGGTGCACTTCATCTCCGCGGGAGTGGACCACGTCATGACGCAGGAGCTTGTCCGCAGTCCTGTCCAGGTCACGGACTCCGGCGGCATCACATCGGCGGGCATGGCCGAGTACGCGCTGGGCGTGATGCTCCTCTTTGCCAAGCGCCTCTGGACCTACGAGCGGCAGAAGAGAAAGCGCGAATGGTGCAAGGAAGATGTCATCCCTGTGGAGCTGCACGGGCATACGGTGGGCATCCTGGGGGTGGGTGGTATCGGCCTTCAGGTCGCGCGTCTGGCGAAGGCCTTCGGCATGCGCGTCCTGGGCGTCCGGCGAGGGACGACGGCCCCTGAGACCGGCGTGGGCGACGTGGACGAGATGCTGTCGCCATCCGCCCTGCACGACATGCTGGGCCGGAGCGATTATGTGGTTATCGCCCTGCCCGCCACGAAAGACACGGAGCGCCTGTTCGGCGAGCGCGAGCTGCGGGCGATGAAGCCGTCCGCGTACCTGGTCAACGTCGGGCGCGGGAGCGTCGTGGACGAGCCTGCGCTTGTCCGCGCTCTGAAGGAAGGGTGGATAGCCGGCGCGGGGCTGGACGTGTTCTCGCGGGAGCCGCTCCCGCCGGAGAGCGAGCTGTGGGGCCTGCCGAACGTGTACATGACGCCCCACGTGTCCGGCAATCTGCTCGGCGTGGAGCCGCCCATCATGGCTCTGTTCTGCGACAATCTGCGCCGCTATCTGGTGGGCGAGCCGATGAAGAACCTTGTGAACAAAGAGGCGGGCTACTAGTGTAGTGCTCCCGAAGTTCGTTGCAAATGTCATTGCGAGCCCCGATGAAATCGGGGCGTGGCAATCTGGCTGCGGGGTGTACCCTTCCTCCAGATTGCTTCGTCCTCCGGCAAGCCGGAGTCCTCGCAATGACAATTCGTAAGCGTATTTCAGAAACAGGGCACTAGCAGGCTGTTTCGAAAGGAGAATCCAGTTCTTCCCTGGAAGAACTGGCGGGGGTCTGGGGGTGTCCTCCAGATACAATTTTTCACCCCCTTCCTGCTTAGGAAGGGGGTAGGGGGATGGTCAAAAAGGGTCTTTCATCACCCTTCTGGACAGCCTGTCCGAGCCACATAGAACCCCTCTTCCCTGGGACATGGATACAACTTGTGACTCCCGAAAGGAGGCTCGCATGGCCCTCACCTACGAGAAGAAGGATAGGGTCGCCATCTTCACCATCAACCGGCCTGACGCTTTTAACTCCCTTGACCCGGACACACTGGAAGAGTTCAGCAAGGCGCTGGTGGACTTCCGGGATGACGCCAATCTGTGGGTGGGCATCGTCACCGGCGCGGGCCAGAAAGCGTTCTGCGCCGGCGCCGACCTCACCAAGACCATACCGCGGATGCTCAACGCGCAGGAGCCGTGGCGTCCGCCCGCCACCATCATGCGGGAGATGGAGATATGGAAGCCCCTCATCGCAGCCGTGAACGGCGTCGCGCTGGGCGGCGGCTGCGAGCTGGCGTTGGCCTGTGACATTCGTATCGCCGCCGAGAACGCCACCTTCGGCCAGCCGGAGGTCAAGTGGTCTATCATCCCCGGATGGGGCGGGACGCAGCGTCTCCCCAGGCAGGTGCCGTACGCCAGGGCCGCGGAGATGGTGCTGATGGGCCGGAGCATCAAGGCGGAGGATGCCCTTCGCATCGGCGTGGTCAACGCCGTGGTGCCTCAGGACAAGCTGATGTCCACAGCGCTGGAGTGGGCGCGGGAGATATGCAACCAGGGGCCGCTGGCCGTCCGCGCGGCCAAGGAGGCGATGCTCCGTGGCATGGAAATGCCGCTGGAGGCGGGCCTGCGTCTGGAGCAGATGCTCTTCGATAACCTGCGGCATACCGCCGACGCGCGGGAAGGCCCCCGCGCCTTCGCCGAGAAGCGCAAGCCCGTCTTCAAGGGCGAGTAGGCCCATAGGACTGCTACTGAGGAGGTCGTGCTCAACCATGACTGGGAAGATTAAGAAGGTCGGCGTCGTCGGGTGCGGCATCATGGGCGGGGGCATCGCCCAGACGTGCATCGCCGCGGGCTATCCCACCGTCGTCCGCGAGGTGAACCAGCAGCTTCTGGACAAGGGGATGAACGCGGTGCGTTCCAACTTGGCCAAGGCCGTGGAGCGCGGCAAGATGACGGAGACCCAGAAGAGCGAGGCGCTGGCCCGGCTCACGGGCACAGTGCGATTCGAGGACTTCAAGGACTGCGACCTGGTCATAGAGGCCGCCATCGAGAACATCGAGGAGAAGCGCAAGGTGTTCTCGGCGCTGGACGGCGTCTGTCCCGCTCACGCCATTCTGGCCAGCAACACCTCGTCCCTGTGCATCGCGGAGATGGCGGCGGCCACCAAACGCTCGGACAGAGTGGTCGGCATGCACTTCTTCAACCCGGTGCCGGCGATGAAGATGGCGGAGGTGGTGCGCGGCATCGCCTCCAGCGACGAGACCATCGCCTCGGCCAGGGCCTTCGTCGAGTCCCTGGGCAAGACGGTCGTCATGGCCAAGGACACGCCAGGGTTCATCGTCAACCGGCTGCTGGTGCCGTATCTGCTGGACGCGGTGCGGGTGCTGGAGAGCGGCGTGGGAAGCAAAGAGGAGATTGACCAGGGCATGGTGCTGGGCTGCGGCCACCCTATGGGGCCGCTTACGCTCATAGACCTCCTGGGTCTGGACACCACCTACTACATCGCCCAGGCCATGTACCAGGAGTTCGGCGAGACGCGGTTCGCGCCGCCGGTCCTGCTCAAGCGCATGGTGCTCTCCGGTCGCTTGGGCCGCAAGACGGGCAGGGGGTTTTACGACTACACGCAACAGAAGTAAACGAAAGATAGGCCGCGCGGATTGCCCGCGGCTTTGCTCGGGCGGCTCTCGGAAGGACGAACAAAGGAGGCGATATGAGTGCAAGCGATGATATTGTCATTGTCAGCGGCACGCGGACGGCCGTAGGCCGGTTCGGCGGCGGATTCAAGGACCTTCCCGCGCCGCGGCTCGGCGCCGTGGCCATCAAGGAGGCGATCCGGCGCGCGAAGCTGGAGCCGCGCGATGTGGACCACGTGGTGATGGGGTGCACGCTTCAGATAGCGGATACCATCAACGTGGCGCGGCAGGCGGCGATCTACGCGGGCGTGCCCGTGGAGGTGCCCGCCTTCACAGTCAACCGGCTCTGCGGCTCCGGCGTGGAGGCCATTCACAGCGCCGCGCGGATGGTTGCGACGGGCGACGCGGAAGTCGTCGTCGCGGGCGGCGTGGAGAACATGAGCCGGATGCCGTACATCCTGCGCAACGCGCGCTGGGGCTATCGCATGGGCGACGGCGTCCTTGAAGACAGCATGGCCGCCGGAGTGCTCCAGTGCCCCATTAACGACTACCACATGGGCGTCACTGCCGAGAATGTGGCGACGAAATACGGGGTCAACAGGGAAGACCAGGACAAGTTCGCTCTGGAGAGCCAGAAGCGTGCGGTGGCCGCCATCAAGGGTGGCCTGTTCAAGGAGCAGATTGTGCCGGTCCACATCCCGCAGTCCAAGGGGGAGGCCGTGACTGTGGACACGGATGAACACCCGCGTGCCGACACGACCCTGGAGAAGTTGGCGAAGCTCACGCCGGCCTTCAAGCAGGGGGGGACGGTGACGGCGGGGAACTCGTCCGGCCTCAACGACGGCGCGGCCGCCGTCGTTGTGATGTCGCGGCGCACGGCCCAGGAGAAGGGGCTGGAGCCGTTGTTGACTCTGCGCGGGCGCGCCGTGGCGGGCGTGGACCCGGCGTACATGGGCATCGGGCCGGCGCAGGCCGTGCCCAGGGCCATGAAGAGGGCGGGGCTGCGCGTTCAGGACATGGACCTCATCGAGTTAAACGAGGCGTTCGCCGCTCAGGCCGTCGCCGTCATGCGCGAGTTGAACATGGACTCCGCCAGGACCAACGTCAACGGCGGGGCTATCGCCCTGGGACATCCCCTGGGCGCCACCGGCGCAGTCCTGGTGGTCAAGCTTATGTATGAGATGGCCCGCCGCCACTCCCGCTACGGACTGGTCACGGCGTGCATTGGCGGGGGCATGGGCATCGCGTCCATCTTCGAGCGCGCGTAGGGCGACGGGGCGCTGCGGGCCCAGTCGGTCCGGTGAGACCCCTGTCCGCGGTTCCCAGCATGTCTCACACAGACATGCTGGGAACCGCTATTGTCCGTTACGTTGACACACCCATATCCCATTGGTATACTCTCGCACACAGCATGCGCGGCTCTCATGGGCTATGTGGTGGTCGTTCCCGCGAGGGAACAGAAAGAAAGGGAGGAGCCTTTATGAAGCAACGTAGGAAAGTTTGGATGGTTCCCGCGGTTTTCCTTGCCGCCTTGGCAATGTTAATAGCAAGCTGTGCCCCTGCGGCGCAGCCTGCCCCGGCGGCTCCGGCTCCGTCCGCGCCAGCGCCGTCCGCTCCCGCGCCCTCGTCTCCGCGGCCCGCGGCGCCGCAGCCTTCGGCGCCCGCTCCCTCAGCGCCCTCGCCGAGTGCGCCGGCGGCCACCGCCACGCCCGGCCCGCGCGCCGGCGGTGTGCTGACCATGGTGGTCGCCAACGATCCGGCGAGCTTTGACCTGCACCAGGACACCATCCCCGCGAACATTATCGCCAACCCCGCCTACAACCGAGTGGTGCAGTACTCCCCTGTGAACGGCATGGACATCGTCCCGGACCTGGCGGAGAGCTGGAGCGTGAGCAAGGATGGACTCACCTACACGTTCAAGGTCCGCCAGGGCGTGAAGTTCCACAATGGAGCGCCGCTGACAGCGGATGATATTGCGTTCACGCTGCAACGCGTGACCACGCCACCAAAGGGCCTCACCTCGGTGATCAGCTCCTTCGTCGCGCCTGCCACCGAAAAGATCGAAGTCGTGGACGCCAGCACCGTGCAGGTCAAGCTGAAATTCCCCTTCGCGCCGCTCCTGTCCGCTTACGCCATGGACACCGTGCCTGTGTACTCCAAGGCGTGGGTCCAGGACAAGGGCGACATGAAGACGACCATCATGGGCACGGGCCCATTCAAGTACAAGTTCTTCACGCCGTCCGTGAGCGCTGCAATGGAGCGCAATCCAGACTACTGGGTGAAGGGTCGCCCGTACTTGGATGGCACCCAGGTCTTCATTGTGAAGGACGCGAACACGCGCGTCGCCGCTCTGCGCACCGGCAAGGCCCGCATGGGCGCGCGCGGCACATCGGCCTTGTCGCCGAGCCAGATGGAGACGATCAAGAAGGAGGTCCCGCAGGCCCAAATATTCCCGATCGCTAGTTCCCTAGGCAGCGCGGCGTTCTTCAACACGCGCGTCGCGCCGCTAAGTGACGTGCGCGTGCGCAAGGCGTTCCATCTGGCCATTGACCGGCAGGCCGCCATCAAGGTTGTGGCGGAAGGCGCGGGCACGCCGAGCCGCTTTTTCCCGCTGGAGGGCTGGGGCATTCCGGAAAAGGAGCTCTTGACCATGCCCGGCTTCCGGGCGGACAAGTCCGCCGACATCGCCGAGGCGAAGAAGCTGCTTGCCGACGCCGGTTTCCCGAATGGTCTGTCGCTCACCCTCTACTCTCGCCAGAACCAGGCGACGCGCAACAGCGCCATCTTCATGACCGACCAACTCACCGCCGTGGGTATTCAGGCAAAGGTGGAAGTCCTGGAGGACACGGTCTTCTGGGACAAGGGCTACACCAAGTCCTTCCAGGTCATGGT from the Dehalococcoidia bacterium genome contains:
- a CDS encoding D-2-hydroxyacid dehydrogenase, with the translated sequence MRSSTSASPVSVVAAFTYGPWSLEARHVQQIQAISPWVRATEASQLFARAARGDTEAARALDPVLLDAEVLFTRFVPRDLLRRAPNLRWVHVGTAGVDIALKESHVLGSGVTVTCSIGMHAVPVSEFILSGVLALNKRVPAFWAEKEKRVWRRAEREMPVVQGATMGIVGYGQIGRATARLAKAFRMRVVATKRSCTAPMRDADGADLLLPPSHLRELLAESDYVVICAPLTPETERLIGEAELRAMKPTACLVNIARGRVVDEAALVRALREGRIAGAVLDVFEDEPLPADSPLWDMPNVIFSPHIAGGSERNPDRATDLFCRNLANYLSGQPLVNVVDPARGY
- a CDS encoding D-2-hydroxyacid dehydrogenase, producing the protein MTRRGGIDMPASSGHRLVVAIGVPYSDALRQEIAREVARVAPHAEVRDIAALIREERRLRREGSQAEGLAKAKADLDKHLVDVNILFTLPVVPDLPARAPRLRWVHFISAGVDHVMTQELVRSPVQVTDSGGITSAGMAEYALGVMLLFAKRLWTYERQKRKREWCKEDVIPVELHGHTVGILGVGGIGLQVARLAKAFGMRVLGVRRGTTAPETGVGDVDEMLSPSALHDMLGRSDYVVIALPATKDTERLFGERELRAMKPSAYLVNVGRGSVVDEPALVRALKEGWIAGAGLDVFSREPLPPESELWGLPNVYMTPHVSGNLLGVEPPIMALFCDNLRRYLVGEPMKNLVNKEAGY
- a CDS encoding enoyl-CoA hydratase-related protein produces the protein MALTYEKKDRVAIFTINRPDAFNSLDPDTLEEFSKALVDFRDDANLWVGIVTGAGQKAFCAGADLTKTIPRMLNAQEPWRPPATIMREMEIWKPLIAAVNGVALGGGCELALACDIRIAAENATFGQPEVKWSIIPGWGGTQRLPRQVPYARAAEMVLMGRSIKAEDALRIGVVNAVVPQDKLMSTALEWAREICNQGPLAVRAAKEAMLRGMEMPLEAGLRLEQMLFDNLRHTADAREGPRAFAEKRKPVFKGE
- a CDS encoding 3-hydroxybutyryl-CoA dehydrogenase; amino-acid sequence: MTGKIKKVGVVGCGIMGGGIAQTCIAAGYPTVVREVNQQLLDKGMNAVRSNLAKAVERGKMTETQKSEALARLTGTVRFEDFKDCDLVIEAAIENIEEKRKVFSALDGVCPAHAILASNTSSLCIAEMAAATKRSDRVVGMHFFNPVPAMKMAEVVRGIASSDETIASARAFVESLGKTVVMAKDTPGFIVNRLLVPYLLDAVRVLESGVGSKEEIDQGMVLGCGHPMGPLTLIDLLGLDTTYYIAQAMYQEFGETRFAPPVLLKRMVLSGRLGRKTGRGFYDYTQQK
- a CDS encoding acetyl-CoA C-acetyltransferase, which gives rise to MSASDDIVIVSGTRTAVGRFGGGFKDLPAPRLGAVAIKEAIRRAKLEPRDVDHVVMGCTLQIADTINVARQAAIYAGVPVEVPAFTVNRLCGSGVEAIHSAARMVATGDAEVVVAGGVENMSRMPYILRNARWGYRMGDGVLEDSMAAGVLQCPINDYHMGVTAENVATKYGVNREDQDKFALESQKRAVAAIKGGLFKEQIVPVHIPQSKGEAVTVDTDEHPRADTTLEKLAKLTPAFKQGGTVTAGNSSGLNDGAAAVVVMSRRTAQEKGLEPLLTLRGRAVAGVDPAYMGIGPAQAVPRAMKRAGLRVQDMDLIELNEAFAAQAVAVMRELNMDSARTNVNGGAIALGHPLGATGAVLVVKLMYEMARRHSRYGLVTACIGGGMGIASIFERA
- a CDS encoding ABC transporter substrate-binding protein: MVPAVFLAALAMLIASCAPAAQPAPAAPAPSAPAPSAPAPSSPRPAAPQPSAPAPSAPSPSAPAATATPGPRAGGVLTMVVANDPASFDLHQDTIPANIIANPAYNRVVQYSPVNGMDIVPDLAESWSVSKDGLTYTFKVRQGVKFHNGAPLTADDIAFTLQRVTTPPKGLTSVISSFVAPATEKIEVVDASTVQVKLKFPFAPLLSAYAMDTVPVYSKAWVQDKGDMKTTIMGTGPFKYKFFTPSVSAAMERNPDYWVKGRPYLDGTQVFIVKDANTRVAALRTGKARMGARGTSALSPSQMETIKKEVPQAQIFPIASSLGSAAFFNTRVAPLSDVRVRKAFHLAIDRQAAIKVVAEGAGTPSRFFPLEGWGIPEKELLTMPGFRADKSADIAEAKKLLADAGFPNGLSLTLYSRQNQATRNSAIFMTDQLTAVGIQAKVEVLEDTVFWDKGYTKSFQVMVFTPAALIADPVWFGRYYFPGGSFNFTGNEADKKLSDMWTKQAQILDPTERHAVIRAVDEYAWNESVSSVPLVIFNTFVVAWPEVKGLVRGATDYATNNLQEIWLAQ